A part of Roseitalea porphyridii genomic DNA contains:
- the kdsA gene encoding 3-deoxy-8-phosphooctulonate synthase, producing the protein MTSTPSRTGGPAEIVAAGTVRFGNALPLALIAGPCQMESRDHALKMAEALKTLSVKLGIGLVFKTSFDKANRTALSGKRGMGLEAALPVFAEIREQLGLPVLTDVHAPDQCAPVAEVVDILQIPAFLCRQTDLLVAAAATGRVVNIKKGQFLAPWDMKNVAAKVTGSGNPNVLLTERGASFGYNTLVSDMRALPIMAETGAPVIFDATHSVQQPGGQGASSGGDRTMVPPLARAAVAVGVAGVFIETHDDPDNAPSDGPNMVPLDRMGSLVAQLMAIDALVKSD; encoded by the coding sequence ATGACGAGCACGCCGAGCCGAACCGGGGGTCCGGCCGAGATCGTTGCCGCCGGCACGGTGCGCTTCGGCAACGCCCTGCCGCTGGCGCTGATCGCCGGCCCCTGCCAGATGGAAAGCCGCGACCACGCGCTGAAGATGGCCGAGGCGCTCAAGACGCTGTCGGTGAAGCTCGGCATCGGCCTGGTCTTCAAGACCTCGTTCGACAAGGCCAATCGCACTGCGCTTTCCGGCAAGCGCGGCATGGGGCTCGAGGCGGCGCTGCCGGTCTTCGCCGAAATCCGCGAGCAGCTCGGCCTGCCGGTTCTCACCGATGTGCATGCACCCGACCAGTGTGCGCCGGTTGCCGAGGTCGTGGATATCCTCCAGATTCCGGCGTTTCTGTGCCGGCAGACGGACCTGCTCGTCGCCGCCGCCGCAACCGGCCGTGTGGTCAACATCAAGAAAGGCCAGTTCCTTGCGCCCTGGGACATGAAGAATGTCGCGGCCAAGGTGACCGGATCGGGCAACCCGAACGTGCTCCTGACCGAGCGCGGCGCCAGTTTCGGCTACAACACGCTGGTCTCGGACATGCGGGCGCTGCCGATCATGGCCGAAACCGGCGCTCCGGTGATCTTCGATGCGACCCATTCCGTGCAACAGCCGGGCGGGCAGGGCGCGTCGTCGGGCGGCGACCGGACCATGGTGCCGCCGCTGGCGCGCGCTGCCGTCGCGGTCGGCGTTGCCGGCGTCTTCATCGAGACCCATGACGATCCCGACAACGCCCCATCCGACGGGCCCAACATGGTGCCGCTCGACCGCATGGGCTCGCTGGTCGCGCAGCTCATGGCGATCGACGCGCTCGTCAAGTCGGACTGA
- a CDS encoding FtsB family cell division protein, with amino-acid sequence MWTRQYKRSPFRHAVIPAIAIVALGYYGFHGINGNLGLQSKQEYEARLAGLESDLAALSAERARLETRTLALSDGSLQRDMIDEQSRLALGLVQANEVILLHNSDAATRDLEELLQRRN; translated from the coding sequence ATGTGGACGCGCCAGTACAAGAGATCGCCGTTTCGCCATGCCGTCATTCCGGCAATCGCGATCGTCGCGCTCGGCTATTACGGCTTTCACGGCATCAACGGCAATCTCGGCCTGCAATCCAAGCAGGAATATGAGGCGCGCCTGGCGGGGCTCGAATCGGACCTTGCCGCGCTGAGCGCCGAACGGGCACGCCTTGAAACGCGGACGCTTGCGCTGAGCGACGGATCGCTGCAGCGCGACATGATCGACGAGCAATCGCGGCTCGCGCTCGGGCTGGTTCAGGCCAACGAGGTGATCCTGCTTCACAATTCGGATGCGGCGACGCGCGACCTTGAAGAATTGCTGCAGCGCAGGAATTAA
- the eno gene encoding phosphopyruvate hydratase: MSAIIDIIGRQIIDSRGNPTVEVDVLLEDGAFGRAAVPSGASTGVHEAVELRDGGDAFMGKGVQKAVDNVNGAIFDAVGGMDAADQAKIDAVMIDLDGTDNKGKLGANAILGVSLAVAKAAAQSAGLPLYRYVGGTNAHMLPVPMMNIINGGAHADNPIDFQEFMIMPTGAATLFDAVRMGTETFHTLKKKLTAAGHSTGIGDEGGFAPNLKSAQAALDFIMEAISEAGYKPGEDMHIALDCAASEFFKDGAYAYEGEGVTRSASEQAAYLKSLVEAYPIISIEDGMHEDDWDGWEALTDEVGEICQLVGDDLFVTNTARLAEGIDKGIANSILIKVNQIGTLTETLRAVEMAHKAGYTAVMSHRSGETEDATIADLAVATNCGQIKTGSLARSDRLAKYNQLIRIEEELGDLGRYAGMSILP, translated from the coding sequence ATGAGCGCGATCATCGACATCATCGGCCGGCAGATCATCGACAGCCGCGGCAATCCGACCGTCGAGGTCGACGTGCTGCTCGAGGATGGCGCCTTCGGCCGCGCGGCCGTGCCGTCCGGAGCCTCGACGGGCGTTCACGAGGCGGTCGAGCTGCGCGACGGCGGCGACGCCTTCATGGGCAAGGGTGTCCAGAAGGCCGTCGACAACGTCAACGGCGCGATCTTCGACGCCGTCGGCGGCATGGACGCGGCCGATCAGGCCAAGATCGACGCGGTGATGATCGATCTCGACGGCACCGACAACAAGGGCAAGCTCGGCGCCAACGCAATTCTGGGCGTCTCGCTGGCCGTCGCCAAGGCCGCCGCGCAATCGGCCGGACTGCCGCTCTACCGCTATGTCGGCGGGACCAACGCCCACATGCTGCCCGTGCCGATGATGAACATCATCAATGGCGGCGCCCACGCCGACAATCCGATCGACTTCCAGGAATTCATGATCATGCCGACCGGCGCGGCGACCCTGTTCGACGCCGTGCGCATGGGCACCGAGACCTTCCACACGCTCAAGAAGAAGCTGACCGCGGCCGGCCACAGCACGGGCATCGGCGACGAGGGCGGCTTCGCGCCGAACCTGAAAAGCGCCCAGGCCGCGCTCGACTTCATCATGGAGGCGATTTCCGAGGCCGGCTACAAACCCGGCGAGGACATGCACATCGCGCTCGACTGCGCCGCCTCGGAGTTCTTCAAGGACGGTGCCTATGCCTATGAGGGCGAGGGCGTCACGCGCAGCGCCAGCGAGCAGGCCGCCTATCTCAAGAGCCTCGTCGAGGCCTATCCGATCATCTCGATCGAGGACGGCATGCATGAGGACGACTGGGACGGCTGGGAGGCGCTGACCGATGAGGTCGGCGAGATCTGCCAGCTCGTCGGCGACGACCTGTTCGTGACCAACACGGCCCGGCTGGCCGAGGGCATCGACAAGGGCATCGCCAACTCCATCCTGATCAAGGTCAACCAGATCGGAACGCTGACCGAGACGCTGCGGGCGGTCGAGATGGCGCACAAGGCCGGTTACACGGCGGTCATGTCGCACCGGTCCGGCGAGACCGAGGACGCAACGATCGCCGATCTCGCGGTCGCCACCAATTGCGGGCAGATCAAGACCGGCTCGCTCGCCCGCTCGGACCGGCTGGCAAAATACAACCAGCTCATCCGCATCGAGGAGGAACTGGGCGATCTCGGCCGCTACGCGGGCATGTCGATCCTGCCCTGA
- a CDS encoding VOC family protein — protein sequence MTGISPYTPRALDHCVLPVAELSIARARLEALGFIVAGDARHPFGTENACVFFADGTYLEPLAIDQRETCERTAQRGNVFTARDQAYRFRNGDNGFSAIALATDDADADHKRFRQDGISAGRKLLFGRTMTDPEGRSGRATFKNAFAADLRSPDSFFFCCQRVAMPDIDRSALTRHENGVTGIAGIVASEANPTDFQYLLQDVFNNRETQAHSFGIDIAMANAVFDAMTPEGLRVHFGVERTVPTRGLRLEGIVLKTANPARMEKIVTDNGIGAQRHSHYLVIDRAPGQGAFLAIDMRGEGK from the coding sequence ATGACTGGCATTTCGCCCTATACGCCGCGCGCGCTCGACCACTGCGTCCTGCCGGTCGCGGAACTGAGCATCGCCCGGGCGCGCCTCGAAGCGCTCGGCTTCATCGTCGCCGGGGACGCCAGGCATCCGTTCGGTACGGAGAACGCCTGTGTGTTCTTCGCTGACGGCACCTACCTGGAGCCGCTCGCCATCGACCAGCGCGAGACCTGCGAACGCACCGCACAGAGGGGCAACGTCTTCACCGCGCGCGATCAGGCCTACCGTTTCCGCAATGGCGACAATGGTTTTTCGGCGATCGCGCTCGCCACCGATGATGCCGATGCCGACCACAAGCGGTTCCGGCAGGACGGCATCTCGGCCGGGCGCAAGCTCCTGTTCGGGCGCACCATGACCGACCCCGAGGGTCGGTCCGGCCGGGCGACCTTCAAGAACGCGTTTGCCGCCGATCTGCGTTCGCCCGACAGCTTCTTCTTCTGCTGTCAGCGTGTGGCCATGCCCGACATCGACCGCTCGGCGCTGACCCGCCACGAAAACGGCGTCACGGGGATCGCCGGCATCGTCGCATCGGAAGCCAATCCGACGGACTTCCAGTATCTCCTGCAGGATGTGTTCAACAATCGCGAGACGCAGGCGCACTCGTTCGGCATCGACATCGCCATGGCCAACGCCGTGTTCGACGCGATGACGCCAGAGGGGCTGCGCGTGCATTTCGGTGTCGAGCGCACGGTGCCCACACGCGGCCTGCGGCTCGAAGGCATCGTGCTGAAGACAGCCAACCCCGCCCGGATGGAAAAGATCGTGACCGACAACGGCATCGGCGCACAGCGCCACAGTCACTATCTGGTCATCGACCGGGCGCCGGGGCAGGGCGCGTTCCTGGCGATCGACATGCGTGGAGAGGGGAAATGA
- the pdhA gene encoding pyruvate dehydrogenase (acetyl-transferring) E1 component subunit alpha has protein sequence MATRARKSPSKSKAGTTKSAIEAPEPAEFEKEDELKAYRDMLLIRRFEEKAGQLYGMGFIGGFCHLYIGQEAVVTGVTMAMEDGDQTITTYRDHGHMLAMGMESKGVMAELTGRRGGYSKGKGGSMHMFSKEKNFYGGHGIVGANVPLGTGIAFANQYRENGKVCCTYFGDGAANQGQVYESFNMASLWKLPVVYIIENNRYAMGTSVARSSAETDFSHRGLSFKIPGFQVDGMDVRAVKSAADLALEHARSGEGPIILEMLTYRYRGHSMSDPAKYRTKDEVQKMRSERDPIEQVKARVIEKKWADEDELKAIDKDVRAIIAEAADFAQNDPEPDVSELYTDILIEA, from the coding sequence ATGGCGACACGCGCGCGCAAGTCCCCGTCCAAATCCAAGGCGGGGACGACCAAGAGTGCCATCGAGGCCCCCGAGCCCGCCGAGTTCGAAAAGGAAGACGAACTCAAGGCCTACCGCGACATGCTGCTGATCCGGCGGTTCGAGGAAAAGGCCGGCCAGCTCTACGGCATGGGCTTCATCGGCGGCTTCTGCCATCTCTATATCGGCCAGGAGGCGGTGGTCACGGGCGTCACCATGGCGATGGAGGATGGCGACCAGACCATCACCACCTATCGCGACCACGGCCACATGCTCGCCATGGGCATGGAATCGAAGGGCGTCATGGCCGAACTGACCGGCCGCCGCGGAGGCTACTCCAAGGGCAAGGGCGGCTCGATGCACATGTTCTCCAAGGAGAAGAACTTCTACGGCGGCCATGGCATCGTCGGCGCCAACGTGCCGCTCGGCACCGGCATCGCGTTCGCCAACCAGTATCGCGAGAACGGCAAGGTCTGCTGCACCTATTTCGGCGACGGCGCGGCAAACCAGGGCCAGGTCTACGAGAGCTTCAACATGGCCTCGCTGTGGAAGCTGCCGGTCGTCTACATCATCGAGAACAACCGCTATGCGATGGGCACGTCCGTCGCCCGCTCTTCGGCCGAGACCGACTTTTCCCATCGCGGCCTGTCCTTCAAGATCCCCGGCTTCCAGGTCGACGGCATGGATGTGCGTGCGGTCAAGTCCGCCGCCGATCTTGCGCTCGAGCATGCGCGCTCGGGCGAGGGGCCGATCATCCTCGAGATGCTGACCTATCGCTATCGCGGCCACTCCATGTCGGACCCGGCGAAATACCGCACCAAGGACGAGGTGCAGAAGATGCGCTCCGAGCGCGATCCGATCGAGCAGGTCAAGGCGCGCGTCATCGAGAAGAAATGGGCCGACGAGGACGAACTCAAGGCGATCGACAAGGATGTCCGCGCGATCATCGCCGAGGCGGCCGATTTCGCCCAGAACGATCCCGAGCCCGATGTTTCCGAGCTCTACACCGACATTCTGATCGAAGCCTGA
- a CDS encoding YdcH family protein produces MAHTPHELAEEFPEHVDKMHELKGSNARFARLFDEYHEINRAIHRAETDVEPTDDFNMEDMRKKRLRLKDEIYAMLTG; encoded by the coding sequence ATGGCGCACACGCCGCACGAACTGGCCGAGGAATTTCCCGAGCATGTCGACAAGATGCACGAGCTGAAGGGCTCGAACGCGCGTTTCGCACGGCTGTTCGACGAATATCACGAGATCAACCGGGCCATTCACCGCGCCGAGACGGATGTCGAGCCCACGGATGATTTCAACATGGAGGACATGCGCAAGAAGCGCCTGCGCCTCAAGGACGAAATCTACGCGATGCTGACCGGCTGA
- a CDS encoding pyruvate dehydrogenase complex dihydrolipoamide acetyltransferase has translation MPITITMPALSPTMEEGNLAKWLVKEGDQIAAGDVIAEIETDKATMEVEAVDEGTVAKILIEEGTEGVKVNAPIAILAEEGEDVGEAARAGPSDGASASSEAAAQDDSPPKGETAEATSGGNGAAKPQPETPPRSVSKSGADIPDDVKAGPVPRKNGERVFASPLARRIAGNEGIDITAITGSGPKGRIVKRDVEAALEKGVPAAAEAPAAEAPGMAAAPAPIAAGPSSQQVLANFAEGSYELVKHDGMRKTIAKRLTESKQTIPHFYVTVDCDLDALLALRSQLNKAAPVKDDKPAYKLSVNDMIIKALALALRDVPDANVSWTDEAMVHHKHADVGVAVSIPGGLITPIVRRAEEKTLSAISGEMKDLGKRARERKLKPEEYQGGTTSVSNMGMMRVKDFSAVINPPHATILAVGAGEQRPVVRDGALAIATMMSVTLSTDHRCVDGALGAELLAAFKGYIENPMGMLV, from the coding sequence ATGCCAATCACCATCACGATGCCCGCGCTTTCGCCGACCATGGAGGAGGGCAACCTCGCCAAATGGCTGGTCAAGGAGGGCGACCAGATCGCGGCGGGTGACGTCATCGCCGAGATCGAGACCGACAAGGCGACCATGGAGGTCGAGGCCGTCGACGAGGGCACGGTTGCAAAGATCCTGATCGAAGAGGGCACCGAGGGCGTCAAGGTCAATGCGCCGATCGCCATCCTCGCCGAAGAGGGCGAGGATGTGGGCGAAGCCGCCAGGGCCGGACCGTCTGACGGCGCATCCGCATCCTCCGAAGCGGCGGCGCAGGACGATTCGCCGCCCAAGGGCGAGACGGCGGAAGCGACATCCGGCGGAAACGGCGCGGCCAAACCGCAGCCGGAGACACCGCCGCGGTCGGTATCGAAGAGCGGCGCGGACATACCCGATGACGTGAAGGCGGGTCCGGTGCCGCGCAAGAACGGCGAGCGCGTGTTCGCTTCGCCGCTGGCGCGCCGGATCGCCGGCAATGAAGGCATCGACATCACCGCCATCACCGGGTCCGGCCCGAAAGGTCGGATCGTCAAGCGCGATGTCGAGGCGGCGCTCGAAAAGGGCGTGCCCGCTGCTGCCGAAGCCCCTGCCGCCGAGGCGCCTGGCATGGCCGCGGCCCCCGCGCCGATCGCCGCCGGCCCGAGCTCGCAGCAGGTGCTGGCGAACTTCGCCGAGGGTTCGTACGAACTCGTCAAGCATGACGGCATGCGCAAGACGATCGCCAAGCGCCTGACCGAATCCAAGCAGACGATCCCGCATTTCTACGTCACGGTCGACTGCGATCTGGACGCACTGCTCGCCCTGCGCTCGCAACTCAACAAGGCCGCGCCGGTCAAGGACGACAAGCCCGCCTACAAGCTGTCGGTCAACGACATGATCATCAAGGCCCTGGCGCTGGCGCTGCGCGACGTGCCCGATGCCAACGTCTCTTGGACCGACGAGGCGATGGTGCACCACAAGCATGCCGATGTGGGCGTCGCCGTCTCCATCCCCGGCGGGCTGATTACGCCGATCGTGCGCCGCGCCGAGGAAAAGACGCTGTCGGCGATTTCCGGCGAGATGAAGGATCTGGGCAAGCGCGCCCGCGAGCGCAAGCTCAAGCCGGAGGAGTATCAGGGCGGCACGACCTCGGTCTCCAACATGGGCATGATGCGCGTGAAGGATTTTTCCGCCGTCATCAACCCGCCGCACGCCACGATCCTGGCGGTCGGCGCGGGCGAACAACGGCCCGTCGTCAGGGACGGCGCGCTCGCCATCGCCACCATGATGAGCGTGACGCTGTCGACCGACCATCGCTGCGTCGACGGGGCGCTCGGCGCCGAACTGCTCGCCGCCTTCAAGGGCTATATCGAGAACCCGATGGGGATGCTGGTCTGA
- a CDS encoding Uma2 family endonuclease yields MVAEIIDGALVTHPRPRPRHARAHAVLTGKLGDRFDFGEGGPGGWIFLTEPELSLVGQLVVPDIAGWRRERLTELPETNWIETPPDWVCEIISPSTEYYDRTAKRRIYGEAGVAYLWLLDPDAQLLEAFGLVEGRWLLNGTAAGDEQVSLEPFDAISFPLMSLFPFDQPKTGGDPHHDTRKPDEPAGD; encoded by the coding sequence ATGGTGGCCGAGATCATCGACGGCGCCCTGGTCACCCATCCGCGACCAAGGCCAAGGCATGCGCGCGCTCATGCAGTCCTTACGGGCAAGCTTGGCGATCGGTTCGACTTCGGCGAGGGTGGTCCCGGCGGGTGGATTTTTCTGACCGAACCGGAGCTTTCACTGGTCGGACAACTCGTCGTGCCCGACATCGCCGGCTGGCGGCGTGAACGCTTGACTGAACTGCCCGAGACCAACTGGATCGAGACACCGCCCGACTGGGTTTGCGAAATCATCTCGCCGTCAACCGAATATTACGATCGCACGGCCAAGCGCCGAATTTATGGCGAGGCGGGCGTGGCCTATCTGTGGCTTCTCGACCCCGACGCCCAACTGCTCGAGGCATTCGGGCTGGTGGAAGGCCGCTGGTTGCTGAACGGCACCGCTGCCGGCGACGAACAGGTCAGCCTCGAGCCGTTCGATGCCATATCCTTTCCTCTGATGTCGCTGTTTCCGTTCGACCAACCAAAGACGGGCGGCGACCCGCATCACGACACACGCAAACCCGACGAACCGGCGGGAGACTGA
- a CDS encoding pyruvate dehydrogenase complex E1 component subunit beta has protein sequence MPIDILMPALSPTMEEGNLAKWLKQEGDEVTAGDVIAEIETDKATMEVEAVDEGTLGKILVAEGTEGVKVNTPIAVLLEEGESADDIDASGRNGGAGAARQQAPASEPAAQAQEDTPSPAAVPKAETQPMPADPEVPEGTEMVPTTVREALRDAMAEEMRADETVFVMGEEVAEYQGAYKITQGLLDEFGAKRVVDTPITEHGFAGVGVGAAMTGLRPIVEFMTFNFAMQAIDQIVNSAAKTLYMSGGQMGAPMVFRGPNGAAARVAAQHSQCYAAWYSHIPGLKVIQPYTAADAKGLLRAAIRDPNPVIFLENEILYGQTFDVPKLDDFILPIGKARIHRTGSDCTIVSFGIGMTYAVKAAEELAGQGIDCEIIDLRTLRPMDLPAVIESVRKTGRLVTVEEGFPQNSVGDYIANQVTRAAFDYLDAPPITIAGKDVPMPYAANLEKLALPSVAEVVEAVKTVAYAD, from the coding sequence ATGCCAATCGACATTTTGATGCCGGCCCTGTCGCCGACCATGGAAGAGGGCAACCTCGCCAAATGGCTCAAGCAGGAGGGCGACGAGGTCACCGCCGGTGACGTGATCGCCGAGATCGAGACCGACAAGGCGACCATGGAGGTCGAGGCGGTCGACGAGGGAACGCTCGGCAAGATCCTGGTTGCCGAGGGCACCGAGGGCGTCAAGGTCAACACGCCCATCGCAGTGCTGCTCGAAGAGGGCGAGAGCGCCGACGATATCGACGCGTCGGGCCGCAACGGCGGTGCCGGTGCCGCCCGGCAGCAGGCGCCCGCCAGCGAACCGGCCGCCCAGGCGCAGGAGGACACACCGTCGCCCGCCGCCGTGCCGAAGGCCGAGACCCAGCCCATGCCGGCCGACCCGGAAGTGCCCGAGGGCACCGAAATGGTGCCGACGACGGTGCGCGAGGCCTTGCGCGACGCGATGGCCGAAGAGATGCGCGCCGACGAGACGGTCTTCGTGATGGGCGAGGAGGTCGCCGAATACCAAGGCGCCTACAAGATCACGCAGGGCCTGCTCGACGAGTTCGGCGCCAAGCGCGTGGTCGACACGCCGATCACCGAGCACGGGTTCGCCGGCGTCGGCGTCGGCGCGGCGATGACGGGCCTCAGGCCCATCGTCGAGTTCATGACGTTCAACTTCGCCATGCAGGCGATCGACCAGATCGTCAATTCGGCCGCCAAGACGCTCTATATGTCGGGCGGGCAGATGGGCGCGCCGATGGTGTTCCGCGGGCCAAACGGCGCCGCCGCCCGCGTCGCCGCCCAGCATTCGCAGTGCTATGCGGCTTGGTACAGCCACATTCCGGGGCTGAAGGTCATCCAGCCCTATACGGCGGCCGACGCCAAGGGCTTGCTCAGGGCGGCGATCCGCGACCCCAATCCGGTCATCTTCCTCGAAAACGAGATTCTCTACGGGCAGACGTTCGACGTGCCCAAGCTCGACGATTTCATCCTGCCGATCGGCAAGGCGCGCATTCACCGCACCGGCAGCGACTGCACGATCGTCTCGTTCGGCATCGGCATGACCTATGCGGTCAAGGCGGCCGAGGAACTGGCCGGCCAGGGCATTGATTGCGAGATCATCGATCTGCGCACGCTGCGTCCGATGGACCTTCCGGCCGTGATCGAAAGCGTCAGGAAGACGGGCCGTCTCGTCACGGTCGAGGAGGGTTTCCCGCAGAATTCGGTCGGCGACTACATCGCCAACCAGGTCACGCGCGCCGCCTTCGACTATCTCGACGCGCCGCCGATCACCATCGCCGGCAAGGACGTGCCGATGCCGTATGCGGCCAACCTCGAGAAGCTCGCCCTGCCGAGCGTCGCCGAGGTCGTCGAGGCGGTCAAGACCGTCGCTTACGCGGATTGA
- a CDS encoding DUF4864 domain-containing protein: MPNRPRLIPMAMAIASLFALALAFLLAPADEANADEGAARTVITDQLESFLTGDFDRAYGHASEDIKRLYPTLDRFMSMVQGGYLPVLRPGNYAFGRTEAMPDGRIVQEVLIRAPDGSDWTAVYYMEQQPDGSWKVDGVNLRKGAAGMT, encoded by the coding sequence ATGCCCAATCGACCCCGCCTGATCCCCATGGCGATGGCCATCGCGTCGCTTTTCGCGCTGGCGCTGGCGTTTCTGTTGGCGCCCGCCGATGAGGCCAACGCCGACGAGGGCGCCGCCCGCACCGTCATCACCGATCAGCTCGAGAGCTTTCTCACCGGCGATTTCGACCGTGCCTACGGCCATGCATCCGAGGATATCAAACGCCTGTACCCGACGCTCGACCGGTTCATGTCCATGGTCCAGGGCGGCTATCTGCCCGTTCTCCGGCCCGGAAACTACGCGTTCGGCCGGACCGAGGCGATGCCGGACGGCAGGATCGTGCAGGAAGTGCTCATCCGCGCGCCCGACGGCAGCGACTGGACCGCGGTCTATTACATGGAACAGCAGCCTGACGGCTCCTGGAAAGTGGATGGCGTGAACCTGCGCAAGGGCGCTGCGGGGATGACGTGA
- a CDS encoding SGNH/GDSL hydrolase family protein, with protein sequence MAATEPRTILAYGDSLTWGADPSSDGRHPQDGRWPDVLATELGEGTSVIAEGLCGRTTAYDDDTGDCDRNGARLLPTLLATHVPVDLLILMLGTNDMKPHVAGTAIAATQGMRRLVQIATSHISNRTAANRMQILVVAPPPIVRTDDAEAAAMFAGGVEHSRQLADLYRALAHQNGCGFFDAGTVAQASPVDGVHLDAENTAAIGRALAPVVRSMLEARLTPIKEA encoded by the coding sequence ATGGCCGCCACGGAACCGAGAACCATCCTCGCCTATGGCGACTCCCTGACCTGGGGGGCCGACCCCAGCAGCGACGGACGGCATCCGCAAGACGGCCGGTGGCCGGACGTGCTGGCCACGGAGCTCGGCGAGGGCACCAGTGTTATTGCCGAGGGATTATGCGGACGCACGACCGCCTATGATGACGATACCGGCGACTGTGACCGCAACGGCGCGCGCCTTCTGCCGACGCTTCTGGCAACGCATGTGCCCGTCGACCTGCTCATCCTGATGCTCGGCACGAACGACATGAAGCCGCATGTCGCCGGTACGGCCATCGCGGCGACGCAAGGCATGCGGCGGCTGGTCCAGATCGCAACGAGTCATATCTCAAATCGGACGGCGGCGAACCGGATGCAGATTCTGGTGGTCGCGCCCCCGCCGATCGTGCGGACCGACGACGCTGAGGCCGCGGCCATGTTCGCTGGTGGCGTCGAGCATTCACGGCAACTGGCCGATCTCTACCGTGCGCTTGCGCATCAGAACGGCTGCGGTTTCTTCGATGCGGGAACGGTGGCGCAGGCTTCCCCGGTCGATGGCGTGCATCTGGACGCCGAGAACACCGCGGCCATCGGCCGGGCTCTGGCGCCGGTCGTCCGGTCGATGCTGGAGGCGCGATTGACACCGATCAAGGAGGCATGA
- a CDS encoding GNAT family N-acetyltransferase yields the protein MEIRSAAIADCSDLAILDNVAGHGLPLWLWHGAVLRGRATDALEWGRDRYRDDSQPCNWRNARIADEGGETAGMAVGYALPSDVPAPSEADPVLRPVLALFARAAGTWLLDALAVFTRFRRRGTARLLLRDQIALAGDRPVSLVVADDNLRAIGLYESEAFQQTASEPFVPFGKGQATTQWLLMQRQGQEERHNG from the coding sequence TTGGAAATCCGTTCCGCCGCCATCGCCGACTGCAGTGATCTTGCCATACTCGACAATGTGGCGGGCCACGGCCTGCCGCTTTGGCTCTGGCATGGCGCCGTCCTGCGCGGCAGGGCGACAGATGCGCTGGAGTGGGGCCGCGACCGCTACCGCGACGACAGCCAGCCCTGCAACTGGCGCAACGCGCGGATCGCCGACGAGGGCGGCGAGACCGCCGGCATGGCGGTCGGCTACGCACTGCCCTCCGACGTGCCGGCGCCTTCCGAGGCGGACCCGGTCCTGCGGCCCGTGCTCGCCCTTTTCGCCCGCGCGGCGGGAACCTGGCTGCTTGACGCGCTTGCCGTCTTCACCCGGTTCCGCCGGCGCGGCACGGCGCGCCTCCTTCTGCGCGACCAGATTGCGCTCGCTGGCGACCGGCCGGTGAGCCTGGTCGTCGCCGACGACAATCTGCGCGCCATCGGCCTTTACGAGAGCGAGGCCTTCCAGCAGACCGCCAGCGAACCGTTCGTGCCGTTCGGCAAGGGACAGGCGACGACACAATGGCTGCTGATGCAGCGCCAAGGACAAGAAGAGAGGCACAATGGCTGA